One window from the genome of Micromonospora aurantiaca ATCC 27029 encodes:
- a CDS encoding methyltransferase domain-containing protein — protein MEQIRTLTPRTAVIWSVLRAELDRRAGERLSVLDVGGGTGGFAVPLAEAGHRVTVVDASPDALAALTRRAAEAGVADRVRATQGDADALTGLVEPATVDLVLCHSVLEVVDDPEPVMSALVTALRPDGAASVLVAGRAAAVFGRAMNGQLDAAAALAADPHGTTGGRDTLRRRYDAADASALLTAAGLVVEEIHGVRVLADLLPAAVADGQQTALVELERALAARSPYRDLAAQLHLFARRPA, from the coding sequence GTGGAGCAGATCCGAACCCTCACCCCCCGCACCGCCGTCATCTGGTCGGTGCTCCGGGCCGAGCTGGACCGGCGGGCCGGCGAACGACTCTCCGTGCTCGACGTCGGCGGCGGGACCGGCGGCTTCGCCGTCCCGCTCGCCGAGGCCGGTCACCGGGTCACAGTGGTCGACGCCAGCCCCGACGCGCTCGCCGCGCTGACCCGCCGGGCCGCCGAGGCCGGGGTCGCCGATCGGGTACGCGCGACGCAGGGCGACGCCGACGCGCTCACCGGCCTGGTCGAGCCGGCCACCGTGGACCTGGTGCTCTGCCACTCCGTCCTCGAGGTGGTCGACGACCCGGAACCGGTGATGTCCGCGCTGGTCACCGCGTTGCGCCCGGATGGCGCGGCGAGTGTGCTGGTCGCCGGCCGGGCCGCCGCCGTGTTCGGCCGGGCGATGAACGGGCAACTGGACGCCGCCGCCGCGCTCGCCGCCGACCCGCACGGCACCACCGGCGGCCGGGACACGCTGCGCCGCCGCTACGACGCCGCCGACGCGAGCGCGCTGCTCACCGCCGCCGGCCTCGTCGTGGAGGAGATCCACGGGGTACGGGTGCTCGCCGACCTGCTCCCGGCCGCGGTGGCCGACGGCCAGCAGACCGCACTGGTGGAGCTGGAGCGCGCCCTCGCCGCCCGGTCCCCGTACCGCGATCTCGCCGCCCAGTTGCACCTGTTCGCCCGCCGCCCGGCATGA
- a CDS encoding error-prone DNA polymerase — protein sequence MSFHNPKMPWSKLEQVLSGRAGGERHLHVVDPLAVDADGGDSPAWSRKRQEYRPPELARPDGVVPYAELHAHSNFSFLDGASHPEELAEEAARLGLTALAVTDHDGFYGVVRFAEAARALRLPTIFGAELSLGLPGPQNGEPDPLGRHLLVLAHGHEGYARLAATISRAQLRGGEKGRPVYGELEELAAELRDHVLVLTGCRKGHVPAALLTEGVDAAARELDRLTALFGAETVAVELTDHGHPVDADRNDALADLAAAAGLPTVATNNVHYATPGRRRLATTVAAVRARRSLDEIDGWLPAAATAHLRSGAEMAARFAAYPGAVARAAEYGAELAFDLQLVAPRLPAYPVPPGHTEMSWLRRLTMDGARERYGPPEAHPEAYAQLEHELRMIEDLGFPGYFLVVYDIVAFCRAQDIYCQGRGSAANSAVCYALRITNVDAVRHRLLFERFLAPERDGPPDIDVDIESDRREEVIQHVYARYGREHTAQVANVISYRPRSAVRDVAKAFGFSPGQQDAWSKQIDRWGSVAAVDVADIPEQVVAYANELQTFPRHLGIHSGGMVICDRPVIEVCPVEWGRMPGRSVLQWDKDDCAAVGLVKFDLLGLGMLSALHYGYDLIGSRLDLGDMTLDDPEVYDMLCRADSVGVFQVESRAQMATLPRLKPREFYDLVVEVALIRPGPIQGGSVHPYIRRKNGQEPVTYAHPLMRNALEKTLGVPLFQEQLMQLAIDLAGFDAAGADQLRRAMGAKRSVERMAQIADRLYAGMAERGITGELADDVYRKLTAFASYGFPESHAMSFAYLVYASSWLKRYHPGPFLAALLNAQPMGFYSPQTLADDARRHGVEVRRPDINASGAKAVLESTPETRWGSVPGEPPHAWGLGGPAVRLGLGSVRTLGEDVAERIEAERAAHGPYRDMPDLARRVGLTAAQLEALATADAFACFGLTRRQALWAAGAAAQDRPGRLPGTVTGADPPTLPGMAAVDRLVADVWATGLSPESHPARFIRDRLDELGAVPIARLGQVPPGQRIRVGGIVTHRQRPATAGGVTFLNLEDETGMLNVTCSPGLWQRYRRIARTSGALVVRGRLQRHEGVTNLTADRLDAIEPPVTPASRDFR from the coding sequence GTGAGCTTCCACAACCCGAAGATGCCCTGGTCGAAGCTGGAGCAGGTGCTCTCCGGCCGGGCCGGGGGCGAGCGGCACCTGCACGTGGTCGACCCGCTCGCGGTCGACGCCGACGGCGGCGACTCACCGGCCTGGAGCCGCAAGCGCCAGGAGTACCGGCCGCCGGAACTGGCCCGCCCGGACGGCGTGGTGCCCTACGCGGAGCTGCACGCGCACTCCAACTTCAGCTTCCTCGACGGGGCCAGCCACCCGGAGGAACTGGCCGAGGAGGCGGCCCGGCTCGGGCTCACCGCGCTCGCCGTCACCGACCACGACGGCTTCTACGGCGTGGTGCGCTTCGCCGAGGCGGCCCGCGCGCTGCGGCTGCCGACGATCTTCGGCGCGGAGCTGTCCCTCGGGCTGCCCGGCCCGCAGAACGGCGAACCCGACCCGCTCGGCCGGCACCTGCTGGTGCTCGCGCACGGCCACGAGGGGTACGCGCGCCTGGCCGCCACCATCTCCCGGGCCCAGCTGCGCGGCGGGGAGAAGGGCCGCCCGGTCTACGGCGAGCTGGAGGAACTCGCCGCCGAGCTGCGCGACCACGTGCTGGTGCTCACCGGCTGCCGCAAGGGGCACGTGCCCGCGGCGCTGCTCACCGAGGGCGTCGACGCGGCGGCCCGGGAACTGGACCGGCTCACCGCGCTGTTCGGCGCGGAGACGGTGGCGGTGGAGCTGACCGACCACGGCCATCCGGTCGACGCCGACCGCAACGACGCGCTCGCCGACCTGGCCGCCGCGGCCGGGCTGCCCACCGTCGCCACGAACAACGTGCACTACGCCACCCCGGGACGGCGTCGGCTGGCCACCACCGTGGCGGCGGTCCGGGCCCGGCGCAGCCTCGACGAGATCGACGGCTGGCTGCCCGCCGCGGCCACCGCCCACCTGCGCAGCGGCGCGGAGATGGCGGCGCGGTTCGCCGCGTACCCGGGCGCTGTGGCGCGGGCCGCCGAGTACGGCGCGGAACTCGCCTTCGACCTTCAGCTGGTGGCGCCGAGGCTGCCGGCGTACCCGGTGCCGCCCGGGCACACCGAGATGAGCTGGCTGCGCCGGCTGACCATGGACGGCGCCCGCGAGCGCTACGGCCCGCCCGAGGCGCACCCGGAGGCGTACGCGCAGCTCGAACACGAGCTGCGGATGATCGAAGACCTCGGTTTCCCCGGCTACTTCCTGGTGGTCTACGACATCGTCGCGTTCTGCCGCGCGCAGGACATCTACTGCCAGGGCCGGGGCTCGGCGGCCAACTCGGCGGTCTGCTACGCGCTGCGCATCACCAACGTGGACGCGGTCCGGCATCGGCTGCTGTTCGAACGGTTCCTCGCCCCGGAACGCGACGGCCCGCCCGACATCGACGTGGACATCGAGTCCGACCGCCGGGAGGAGGTGATCCAGCACGTCTACGCCCGCTACGGCCGGGAGCACACCGCCCAGGTCGCCAACGTCATCTCGTACCGGCCCCGGTCGGCGGTGCGGGACGTGGCGAAGGCGTTCGGCTTCTCACCCGGCCAGCAGGACGCCTGGAGCAAGCAGATCGACAGGTGGGGTTCGGTCGCCGCGGTCGACGTGGCGGACATCCCGGAGCAGGTGGTCGCGTACGCCAACGAGCTGCAGACGTTCCCCCGGCACCTGGGCATCCACTCCGGCGGCATGGTGATCTGCGACCGGCCGGTGATCGAGGTGTGCCCGGTGGAGTGGGGCCGGATGCCCGGCCGCAGCGTGCTCCAGTGGGACAAGGACGACTGCGCCGCCGTGGGCCTGGTCAAGTTCGACCTGCTCGGTCTCGGCATGCTCTCGGCGCTGCACTACGGCTACGACCTGATCGGTTCCCGCCTCGACCTGGGCGACATGACGCTGGACGACCCCGAGGTCTACGACATGCTCTGCCGGGCCGACTCGGTGGGCGTGTTCCAGGTGGAGAGCCGCGCCCAGATGGCCACGCTGCCCCGGCTCAAGCCGCGCGAGTTCTACGACCTGGTGGTGGAGGTGGCGCTGATCCGGCCCGGCCCGATCCAGGGCGGCTCGGTGCACCCGTACATCAGGCGCAAGAACGGCCAGGAACCGGTCACGTACGCGCACCCGCTGATGCGCAACGCGCTGGAGAAGACGCTCGGCGTACCGCTGTTCCAGGAGCAGCTCATGCAGCTCGCCATCGACCTGGCCGGGTTCGACGCGGCCGGCGCCGACCAGTTGCGCCGGGCCATGGGGGCGAAGCGGTCGGTGGAGCGGATGGCGCAGATCGCCGACCGGCTCTACGCCGGGATGGCCGAGCGGGGCATCACCGGCGAACTGGCCGACGACGTCTACCGCAAGCTCACCGCGTTCGCCAGCTACGGCTTCCCGGAGAGCCACGCGATGAGCTTCGCCTACCTGGTGTATGCCAGCTCGTGGCTCAAGCGCTACCACCCCGGCCCGTTCCTGGCCGCGCTGCTGAACGCCCAGCCGATGGGCTTCTACTCGCCGCAGACGCTCGCCGACGACGCCCGCCGGCACGGCGTCGAGGTACGCCGGCCGGACATCAACGCCAGCGGCGCCAAGGCGGTGCTGGAGTCCACCCCGGAGACCCGGTGGGGAAGCGTGCCGGGCGAGCCGCCGCACGCCTGGGGACTGGGCGGCCCGGCGGTACGGCTCGGGCTGGGCAGCGTCCGTACCCTCGGCGAGGACGTGGCCGAGCGGATCGAGGCGGAACGCGCCGCGCACGGGCCGTACCGGGACATGCCGGACCTGGCCCGCCGCGTCGGTCTCACCGCCGCGCAGCTGGAGGCGCTGGCCACCGCCGACGCGTTCGCCTGTTTCGGGCTGACCCGGCGGCAGGCCCTCTGGGCCGCCGGCGCGGCGGCCCAGGACCGGCCCGGCCGGCTGCCCGGCACGGTGACCGGCGCGGACCCGCCCACCCTGCCCGGCATGGCCGCGGTGGACCGCCTGGTCGCCGACGTCTGGGCCACCGGCCTGTCCCCGGAGAGCCACCCGGCCCGGTTCATCCGGGACCGCCTCGACGAACTGGGCGCGGTGCCGATCGCCCGCCTCGGCCAGGTGCCACCCGGACAGCGGATCCGGGTCGGCGGGATCGTCACCCACCGGCAGCGCCCGGCGACCGCCGGCGGCGTCACGTTCCTCAACCTGGAGGACGAGACCGGGATGCTCAATGTCACTTGCTCCCCGGGGTTGTGGCAGAGATACCGGCGAATCGCCCGCACCAGCGGAGCACTTGTGGTGCGGGGCCGGCTGCAGCGGCACGAGGGCGTCACGAACCTCACCGCGGACCGGCTGGACGCGATCGAGCCCCCCGTCACACCGGCATCCAGGGATTTCCGTTGA